Proteins co-encoded in one Meiothermus sp. genomic window:
- a CDS encoding XdhC family protein, with the protein MDIYSRIAELRQTGQSFALATVVSRQAPVSSHLGDKAIIFEDGCFEGYVGGACSREIVRKQALEALRLGKPRLVRITPEAAAKVVLEHADEVVIPMTCASEGAVDVYIEPLIGKSCLLVVGGSQIALTTAQIAARMNYTVTLACDKPELAGVSLESEIQVLDWRELGGWLDAQNPAKTHIVIASQGHYDEDALVLIAQHMPRPAYLGLVASRKRGAAVLDNLEILGVPRTTFPQLKYPAGLDLGGRGRDEVAVSILAEIISLKHQKNAREVVVEASPNPLQALDQVQAIAADTPVVSAPTSVPSGMAIDPTSGEMVEIAKAVSAEYQGQTYYFSCPNCRAKFLKNPEKYLKGRA; encoded by the coding sequence ATGGACATCTACAGCAGAATCGCTGAACTCAGGCAAACCGGCCAGTCGTTTGCGCTGGCTACGGTGGTCTCGCGGCAGGCCCCGGTCTCCTCGCATTTGGGCGACAAAGCCATCATCTTTGAAGATGGGTGCTTTGAAGGGTATGTGGGGGGTGCTTGTTCACGGGAAATTGTGCGCAAACAGGCCCTCGAGGCCCTGCGCCTGGGCAAGCCCCGGCTGGTCAGGATTACCCCGGAGGCGGCGGCTAAGGTGGTGCTCGAGCACGCCGACGAGGTGGTCATTCCCATGACCTGCGCCAGCGAGGGCGCGGTGGACGTCTACATCGAGCCCCTGATTGGCAAATCCTGCTTGCTGGTGGTGGGGGGTTCGCAAATCGCCCTCACCACCGCACAGATAGCTGCCCGCATGAACTACACCGTCACGCTGGCCTGCGATAAGCCCGAGCTGGCCGGGGTGAGCCTCGAGTCCGAGATTCAGGTGCTGGACTGGCGCGAGCTGGGGGGCTGGCTCGACGCGCAAAACCCCGCCAAAACCCATATCGTAATCGCCTCGCAGGGCCACTACGACGAAGACGCCCTGGTGCTCATCGCCCAGCACATGCCCCGCCCGGCCTACCTGGGGCTGGTGGCGAGCCGAAAGCGCGGGGCTGCAGTGCTGGACAATCTGGAAATTCTGGGGGTGCCCAGAACCACCTTCCCCCAGCTCAAATACCCCGCCGGCCTCGACCTGGGGGGGCGCGGGCGCGACGAGGTAGCCGTCTCGATCCTGGCCGAGATCATCTCGCTCAAGCACCAAAAGAACGCCCGGGAAGTAGTCGTAGAGGCCTCCCCAAACCCCTTGCAGGCGCTCGATCAGGTTCAAGCCATCGCAGCCGATACCCCGGTGGTTTCAGCGCCCACCAGCGTCCCTAGCGGTATGGCTATAGACCCCACCAGCGGCGAGATGGTTGAAATCGCCAAAGCCGTCAGCGCCGAGTACCAGGGCCAGACCTACTACTTTAGCTGCCCCAATTGCCGCGCCAAGTTCCTGAAGAACCCCGAAAAGTACCTGAAGGGCAGGGCATGA
- a CDS encoding aldehyde dehydrogenase family protein, with protein sequence MQTHPSKYGKALEIGHLIGGEEVFEGRMLERHNPADRADLVARFPEASKETLRKAAQAAQKAFQDWSRTPAPVRGAVLMNLAEVLTREKATLVRLMVREVGKTFKEAGGDVQEAIDTAIFFASEGRRLYGQTVPSEMKNKELFTFRRPVGVVGMITAGNFPIAVPSWKLIPAVLTGNTVVWKPSDDSPALSYVLVKLFEEAGLPPGVINVVFGGGKDSTGQWLVELMDEGLLNKFAFTGSTAVGRWIGEVAGRNLLRPTLELGGKNPLVVLRDSDLELAVEGAWWSAFATGGQRCTSAGNIIVEAPIYDEFKKRFLEKTESTVVGNPLEHPEVTYGPFINARLYERWIEHYSWGQADGATLLFGKARITASNPYPRFKGDPEAGLFGWPTVWEARPGMRQFEQEIFGPTINLVRVDGLDEAIQAANAHPYGLSSAVYTNRRDWAYRFKTEIKAGMTSINNSTVGAEAHLPFGGIRGSGNGARESGVWVIEEYTYWQAVNEEYSGRLQLAQMDTDYTQPRTPTNWAELLG encoded by the coding sequence ATGCAGACACACCCAAGCAAATACGGTAAAGCCCTGGAAATAGGCCATCTGATTGGGGGAGAGGAGGTGTTTGAGGGGCGGATGCTCGAGCGCCACAACCCCGCCGACCGCGCCGACCTGGTAGCCCGTTTCCCCGAAGCCTCCAAAGAAACCCTGCGCAAAGCGGCCCAGGCGGCCCAGAAAGCCTTCCAGGACTGGTCGCGCACCCCAGCGCCGGTGCGTGGGGCGGTGCTGATGAACCTGGCCGAGGTGCTGACCCGCGAAAAAGCCACCCTGGTGCGGCTGATGGTGCGCGAGGTAGGCAAGACCTTCAAAGAAGCCGGCGGGGATGTGCAGGAGGCCATTGACACCGCTATCTTTTTCGCCTCGGAAGGCCGCCGGCTCTACGGCCAGACCGTGCCCAGCGAGATGAAGAACAAAGAACTCTTCACCTTCCGCCGGCCCGTCGGGGTGGTGGGGATGATTACGGCGGGCAACTTCCCCATCGCGGTGCCCTCCTGGAAGCTGATTCCGGCCGTTCTGACCGGCAACACCGTGGTCTGGAAGCCCTCCGACGACTCGCCCGCGCTGTCGTATGTGCTGGTGAAGCTATTTGAAGAGGCGGGCCTGCCCCCTGGGGTGATCAACGTGGTGTTTGGGGGGGGCAAGGACTCCACGGGCCAGTGGCTGGTGGAGCTGATGGACGAGGGGCTCCTGAACAAGTTTGCCTTTACCGGAAGCACCGCGGTGGGGCGCTGGATTGGCGAGGTGGCGGGCCGCAACCTGCTGCGCCCGACCCTCGAGCTCGGTGGCAAAAACCCATTGGTGGTGCTGCGCGACAGCGACCTCGAGCTGGCCGTGGAAGGGGCCTGGTGGAGCGCTTTCGCCACCGGCGGCCAGCGCTGCACCAGCGCCGGCAACATCATCGTGGAGGCCCCCATCTACGACGAGTTCAAAAAGCGCTTCCTGGAGAAAACCGAGTCTACGGTGGTGGGGAACCCGCTCGAGCACCCCGAGGTCACCTATGGGCCTTTTATCAACGCCCGCCTGTACGAGCGCTGGATCGAGCACTATAGCTGGGGCCAGGCCGACGGTGCTACGCTGCTTTTTGGCAAAGCCCGCATAACCGCCTCGAACCCCTACCCCCGCTTCAAGGGCGACCCCGAGGCCGGCCTGTTCGGCTGGCCTACGGTCTGGGAAGCCCGGCCGGGGATGCGGCAGTTTGAACAGGAAATCTTCGGCCCGACCATCAACCTGGTGCGGGTGGATGGGCTGGACGAGGCCATCCAGGCGGCCAACGCCCACCCCTACGGGCTCTCGAGTGCGGTCTACACCAACCGCCGCGACTGGGCCTACCGCTTCAAAACCGAGATTAAGGCCGGCATGACCAGCATCAACAACTCCACCGTAGGGGCCGAAGCCCACCTGCCGTTTGGGGGTATCCGGGGCAGCGGCAACGGTGCGCGTGAAAGCGGCGTCTGGGTCATCGAAGAATACACCTACTGGCAGGCGGTGAACGAGGAGTACTCCGGCAGGCTACAGCTCGCCCAGATGGACACCGACTACACCCAGCCCCGCACGCCGACCAACTGGGCCGAACTTTTGGGATAG
- a CDS encoding G8 domain-containing protein — protein sequence MKQWLGLFLVAFLVACNTDGVGVSPPNGPNPSRTGLWSDPKTWPSGQLPRAGEVVVIPADLAVVLDVSPPPLKGLTINGVLRFDNRDLELSADWIMVHGKLEVGTPSQPFRNRAIITLTGNNPDEDQMGMGTKVLGVMGGILDLHGEPRNGWTKLAQTAPVGATQISVLDARGWRVGDRIVLASTDYNPRQAEVRTIQAISGNTLTLDAPLKYPHFGEITFEVDQRGEVGLLSRNILIRGDDSSSSTGFGGHIMAMMGSTMRVSGVELYRMGQRNRLARYPIHWHLMGRAAGQYIKQSAIHESFNRCVTVHGTSEVEVSGNVSYNTLGHCYFLEDGAETKNLIEGNLGILTREPDLAKGEEGVIPTDKTPATFWISHPDNIVRNNVAAGSDHTGFWYALPENPTGPSATTTIWPRRTPLGEFSGNVAHSNWDGLMVDRGPNKDTLKAEPAVYNPRTNPSNLSNNNTENPPVVAEFKNFTAYKNRGNAAWLRGINHKVTGAKLADNAIGVTFASHESTLEDSLIVGDSANKGFAENWEFRGSDGRSLPRPWAASGGPIADNFPIRGFEFYDGKVGFRNVHFINFQPLQIQNAQGSHTAIREAGALSYLRFTAFAIDSRNFAEGARFTNAKPVYLPPRPEPTPEEIAKDDNADGYRGSVFVDADGTVGGSRGHAIVLNTPFLLDTNCQIRADWNAGVCNYSYGRLYIYNESGGNIAPVSLTRNDGSNPVFQMWGAPRDGDNSNFGATVIKGRNYTLGVNGVIPNKLKLRFDDSVSGEFIYVAIPYSGEPFIYRDYWIDNRNKLVRAVSRAEFDGSTGDRYWSEGGMIFVKLVVRDQPGRDWAVLDICRSDLCR from the coding sequence ATGAAGCAGTGGCTGGGTTTGTTCTTGGTAGCATTTTTAGTGGCCTGTAACACCGATGGCGTAGGGGTCTCGCCGCCCAACGGCCCCAACCCAAGCCGCACTGGACTCTGGTCCGACCCCAAAACCTGGCCTAGCGGACAGCTACCCCGCGCCGGCGAGGTGGTGGTGATTCCCGCTGACCTGGCTGTGGTGCTCGACGTAAGCCCACCCCCCCTCAAGGGCCTGACCATCAACGGCGTTTTGCGCTTCGATAACCGAGACCTGGAACTCAGCGCAGACTGGATTATGGTGCACGGGAAGCTCGAGGTCGGCACCCCCAGCCAGCCTTTCCGCAACCGGGCCATCATCACCCTCACCGGCAACAACCCCGACGAAGACCAGATGGGTATGGGCACCAAGGTGCTGGGGGTGATGGGGGGCATTCTGGACTTGCACGGCGAGCCCCGCAACGGCTGGACCAAGCTGGCCCAGACCGCCCCCGTCGGGGCCACCCAGATCAGCGTGCTGGACGCCAGGGGCTGGCGCGTGGGCGACCGCATCGTGCTAGCCTCGACCGACTATAACCCGCGGCAGGCCGAGGTGCGCACCATCCAGGCCATTAGCGGTAATACCCTCACCCTGGACGCCCCCCTCAAGTACCCCCATTTTGGCGAGATCACCTTTGAGGTAGACCAGCGGGGCGAGGTGGGGCTGCTCTCCCGCAACATCCTGATCCGGGGCGACGACTCGTCGAGCAGCACCGGTTTTGGCGGCCACATTATGGCCATGATGGGCAGCACTATGCGGGTCTCCGGCGTGGAGCTATACCGAATGGGACAGCGCAACCGGCTGGCCCGCTACCCCATCCACTGGCACCTGATGGGCAGAGCCGCTGGGCAGTACATCAAACAGTCCGCCATCCACGAATCCTTCAACCGCTGCGTGACCGTTCACGGTACCAGCGAGGTCGAAGTGTCGGGTAACGTATCCTACAACACCCTGGGCCACTGCTACTTCCTCGAGGACGGCGCCGAAACCAAAAACCTCATCGAGGGCAACCTGGGCATCCTGACCCGCGAACCCGACCTAGCCAAGGGCGAAGAGGGCGTGATTCCCACCGACAAAACCCCGGCCACCTTCTGGATCTCCCACCCCGACAACATCGTGCGGAACAACGTGGCCGCCGGTTCCGACCACACCGGCTTCTGGTACGCCCTGCCCGAGAACCCCACCGGCCCCTCGGCCACCACCACCATCTGGCCCCGCCGCACCCCATTGGGTGAGTTCTCGGGGAATGTGGCCCACTCTAATTGGGATGGCCTGATGGTCGACCGCGGCCCCAACAAAGACACCTTAAAAGCAGAGCCCGCCGTTTATAACCCCCGTACCAACCCCAGCAACTTAAGTAACAACAATACCGAGAACCCGCCCGTAGTAGCTGAGTTCAAAAACTTTACCGCCTATAAAAATCGAGGCAACGCTGCCTGGCTGCGCGGCATCAATCACAAAGTCACCGGGGCCAAGCTGGCCGACAATGCCATTGGCGTGACCTTCGCCTCGCACGAGAGCACGCTGGAAGACTCGCTGATAGTGGGCGATAGCGCCAACAAGGGCTTCGCCGAAAACTGGGAATTTCGCGGTAGCGACGGGCGCAGCCTGCCCAGGCCCTGGGCGGCCAGTGGGGGCCCTATCGCGGACAACTTTCCTATTCGCGGTTTTGAGTTCTACGACGGTAAAGTTGGCTTCCGCAATGTACATTTCATCAACTTCCAACCATTGCAAATCCAGAATGCCCAGGGCAGCCATACCGCCATCCGTGAAGCTGGGGCCCTGAGCTATCTACGCTTCACTGCTTTTGCCATTGACAGCCGCAACTTTGCTGAAGGTGCGCGTTTCACCAACGCCAAACCCGTATACCTGCCCCCCCGCCCGGAACCCACCCCCGAAGAGATCGCCAAAGATGACAACGCCGATGGCTACCGGGGCAGCGTTTTCGTGGACGCCGATGGTACGGTAGGGGGTAGCCGGGGCCATGCCATTGTGCTCAATACCCCCTTTCTGCTCGATACCAACTGCCAAATTAGGGCTGACTGGAACGCTGGTGTGTGCAACTACAGCTATGGGCGGCTGTACATTTATAACGAAAGCGGCGGCAACATCGCTCCGGTCTCGCTGACCCGCAACGATGGTAGCAACCCGGTATTTCAGATGTGGGGCGCGCCACGGGATGGTGATAACAGTAACTTTGGGGCTACTGTCATCAAGGGCCGTAACTACACCTTGGGCGTGAATGGCGTCATCCCCAATAAGCTCAAGCTTCGCTTTGACGACAGTGTGTCAGGAGAATTTATCTACGTGGCTATCCCATACAGCGGGGAGCCCTTCATCTACCGCGACTACTGGATAGACAACCGCAATAAACTGGTTCGGGCAGTATCCCGGGCCGAATTTGACGGCAGCACCGGAGACCGTTATTGGAGCGAAGGCGGAATGATTTTTGTAAAACTAGTGGTACGAGACCAACCAGGGCGTGACTGGGCGGTGCTGGATATCTGCCGCAGCGATTTATGTAGATAA
- a CDS encoding carbon monoxide dehydrogenase subunit G gives MKLEYKGQENVQANPEKVWSFIQDPQKVASCLPDLKSVEIKDDKHMVATVGVAVGPVRGTFKFNIELDPRPDENKVMVRIRGGGLGSAVDLTASADIKGQDNQTTLLDWQGQATVSGPAATVGGRVLDAQAKRLIETVFANMGQKMSEV, from the coding sequence ATGAAACTCGAGTACAAAGGTCAAGAAAACGTTCAAGCCAACCCCGAAAAAGTTTGGAGCTTTATCCAGGATCCCCAAAAAGTAGCCTCCTGCCTGCCCGACCTCAAGAGTGTGGAGATCAAGGACGATAAGCACATGGTTGCCACCGTAGGGGTGGCGGTGGGGCCTGTGCGGGGTACATTCAAGTTCAACATTGAGCTTGACCCTCGTCCAGACGAAAACAAGGTGATGGTGCGTATCCGCGGCGGTGGACTGGGTAGTGCCGTGGATCTTACCGCCAGCGCCGACATCAAAGGCCAGGACAACCAGACCACCCTGCTCGACTGGCAGGGCCAGGCCACGGTGAGCGGCCCCGCCGCTACAGTGGGGGGGCGGGTGCTGGATGCCCAGGCCAAGCGGCTCATCGAGACGGTGTTTGCCAACATGGGCCAAAAAATGAGCGAAGTATAG
- a CDS encoding RsmD family RNA methyltransferase, which yields MLRILGGTAKGVALKVPDSARPSPVRLRKALFDFLRFRYPRRGRFLDLYAGSGAVGLEAASEGFETTLVEKDRQAIQFLRENAFKARLKVRIEGMPVERYLQEARRQGLRFTVAFMAPPYPHDLLQDFARLLEARVVEAGGLYILQHPTDLHLPMGERRVYGYNCLTIIEADMVEQP from the coding sequence ATGCTGCGAATTTTGGGTGGAACAGCCAAAGGGGTGGCCCTGAAGGTGCCGGACTCGGCGCGGCCCAGCCCGGTGCGGCTGCGCAAGGCGCTCTTCGATTTTTTGCGCTTTAGGTACCCCCGCCGGGGCCGCTTCCTGGATTTGTACGCGGGTAGTGGCGCGGTGGGCCTCGAGGCCGCCTCGGAGGGCTTTGAAACCACCCTGGTGGAAAAGGATCGGCAGGCCATTCAGTTCCTGAGGGAGAATGCTTTCAAGGCCCGCCTGAAGGTTCGGATCGAGGGGATGCCGGTGGAGCGCTACTTGCAAGAAGCCAGGCGGCAAGGGCTGCGCTTCACGGTGGCTTTTATGGCCCCGCCCTATCCCCACGACCTGCTGCAGGACTTTGCACGGCTGCTCGAGGCGCGGGTGGTCGAAGCGGGGGGGCTGTACATCCTGCAACACCCTACCGACCTGCACCTGCCGATGGGGGAGCGGCGGGTGTATGGCTACAACTGCCTCACCATCATCGAGGCCGACATGGTCGAACAGCCTTAG
- the coaD gene encoding pantetheine-phosphate adenylyltransferase, translating to MHVVYPGSFDPLHNGHFDVIQRASRHFAKVTVAVLENSSKRGLWLFTPLERVEIIRRAVASARLANVEVDTFSGLLAEYMKQIGSRVIVKGLRAVSDYESELQMAHLNRQYGNHPETFFIMAATRWSFVSSTMVKEIARYGGDVSKLVPPATAEALREKLSSVEK from the coding sequence ATGCACGTGGTTTACCCTGGCAGTTTCGACCCTTTGCACAACGGGCATTTTGACGTGATCCAGCGGGCCTCGAGGCACTTTGCAAAGGTCACGGTGGCGGTGCTCGAGAACTCCTCCAAGCGGGGTTTATGGCTGTTCACGCCCCTGGAGCGCGTGGAGATTATCCGACGGGCGGTGGCCTCGGCCCGGCTTGCCAACGTGGAAGTGGATACCTTCAGCGGCCTTCTGGCCGAGTACATGAAGCAGATTGGCTCGAGGGTCATCGTCAAAGGGTTGCGGGCGGTCTCCGACTACGAGAGCGAACTGCAGATGGCCCACCTGAACCGCCAGTACGGCAACCACCCCGAGACTTTTTTCATCATGGCGGCCACCCGCTGGTCGTTTGTCTCCTCCACCATGGTCAAGGAGATTGCCCGCTACGGGGGCGACGTCTCCAAGCTGGTGCCCCCGGCCACAGCGGAAGCCCTGCGGGAGAAACTCAGCTCTGTGGAGAAGTGA
- the sucC gene encoding ADP-forming succinate--CoA ligase subunit beta, with amino-acid sequence MNLHEYQAKDILAKYGIPVPPGKIAFTADEAKQIASEYGDLVVIKAQVHTGGRGKAGGVKLARNPEEAREKAAQILGLNINGFITKKVLVAKGLNIAKEYYAGMILDRVSQRVVLMLSKEGGVDIEEVAATRPYALIKYPIDPHKGLRPFEARELVKRAGMEGNLNKLADVLVKLYQAYVGIDASTAEINPLVITDTGEVVAADAKIVLDDNALYRHPDLTPLREFEAEHPLEVEASNYGFSYVKLDGNIGVIGNGAGLVMYTLDLVQRCGGKAANFLDIGGGAKADVVYNALKVVLKDPDVKGIFINIFGGITRADEVAKGVIRALDEGILTKPVAMRVAGTAEEEAKALLKGRPVYMYPTSTEAAKAIISMTGGTK; translated from the coding sequence GTGAACCTACATGAATATCAGGCCAAAGACATCCTCGCCAAATACGGCATCCCGGTTCCCCCGGGAAAAATCGCTTTTACCGCCGATGAGGCCAAGCAAATCGCCAGCGAGTATGGCGACCTAGTGGTCATTAAAGCCCAGGTACACACAGGCGGGAGAGGTAAAGCTGGGGGCGTAAAGCTAGCTCGAAACCCCGAAGAAGCCCGCGAAAAAGCTGCCCAGATTCTGGGGCTCAATATCAATGGCTTCATCACCAAAAAGGTACTGGTAGCCAAAGGGCTCAATATCGCCAAGGAGTACTACGCGGGCATGATTCTGGATCGGGTGAGCCAGCGGGTGGTGCTGATGCTCTCTAAGGAAGGGGGCGTGGACATCGAAGAGGTGGCTGCCACCCGCCCTTACGCCCTGATTAAGTACCCCATCGACCCTCATAAGGGTTTACGGCCTTTTGAGGCGCGGGAGCTGGTCAAGCGCGCCGGCATGGAGGGCAATCTCAACAAGCTGGCTGATGTGCTGGTCAAGCTCTACCAGGCTTATGTAGGCATTGATGCCTCTACTGCTGAGATCAACCCGCTGGTGATCACCGACACTGGCGAGGTGGTAGCTGCCGATGCCAAAATTGTGCTGGACGACAACGCGCTCTACCGCCACCCCGACCTGACCCCTCTGCGTGAGTTCGAGGCCGAGCACCCCCTCGAGGTCGAGGCATCCAACTACGGCTTTAGCTACGTCAAGCTCGACGGCAATATCGGCGTAATCGGTAACGGCGCAGGGCTGGTCATGTACACCCTCGACCTGGTTCAGCGCTGCGGCGGTAAGGCGGCCAATTTCTTGGATATTGGCGGCGGAGCCAAGGCCGATGTCGTGTACAACGCGCTCAAAGTGGTGCTGAAAGACCCCGATGTAAAGGGTATTTTTATCAATATCTTTGGGGGTATTACCCGCGCCGATGAAGTAGCCAAAGGGGTTATCCGTGCGCTTGACGAAGGTATCCTGACCAAGCCGGTGGCCATGCGCGTCGCCGGTACTGCCGAAGAAGAAGCCAAAGCCCTCTTGAAAGGTCGACCCGTGTATATGTATCCCACCTCGACTGAAGCCGCCAAAGCCATTATCTCGATGACGGGAGGTACGAAGTGA
- a CDS encoding VWA domain-containing protein — protein MPPNAFPHGNLLENLVAFGEHLRRTTQQFNVGPQEVQDGLLALEAVHLGNLQEVRQALKLVMCSSLEQERVFDDLFFQFFLSGRQRPAAPNHPPKATPGGPEEGHEQIPARRSSSPEHPEGAGDLSGKGRPHPHEDTPADWAAPLLKAMFSRIEGAEAPEVEIPQQDLEAMLQAATQMVNQVRLGRSRRWTLASKGPRFHLRRTLRKSLHTGGDPLYPAWQHHPKRQPRFIFVLDGSRSMQDYADRLLQFAYALRMRCNRVEVFVFSTQMERITRQLEKAKSLSERPRLHRLGRAWGGGTSIGENLLRLEQQYGGLIRGDSIVIVASDGLDTGATEILEMALRKIRQRCAALIWLNPLLNQKGYDPRANCMNTALPYLDRFCTAEDPEAFARLTQRLRFRK, from the coding sequence ATGCCGCCCAACGCTTTTCCTCATGGCAACCTGCTCGAGAACCTGGTGGCCTTTGGCGAGCACCTGCGCCGCACCACCCAGCAGTTCAATGTCGGGCCACAGGAAGTACAGGATGGCTTGCTCGCGCTCGAGGCCGTGCACCTGGGCAACCTGCAGGAGGTTCGACAGGCCCTCAAGCTGGTCATGTGCAGCAGCCTCGAGCAGGAGCGGGTGTTCGACGACCTGTTCTTTCAGTTTTTCCTCTCGGGGAGGCAGCGTCCGGCAGCCCCCAACCACCCCCCCAAAGCCACCCCCGGCGGCCCGGAGGAAGGCCACGAGCAGATACCGGCCCGTCGGTCTTCTTCTCCCGAACACCCGGAGGGCGCAGGTGACCTGAGTGGTAAGGGCCGGCCACATCCCCACGAAGATACCCCGGCCGACTGGGCCGCCCCCCTGCTCAAAGCCATGTTCAGCCGTATCGAAGGGGCCGAGGCCCCGGAAGTGGAGATACCCCAACAAGACCTCGAGGCCATGTTGCAGGCAGCTACCCAGATGGTCAACCAGGTGCGCCTGGGGCGCAGCCGCCGCTGGACACTGGCCAGCAAAGGGCCGCGCTTTCACCTGCGGCGCACCCTGCGCAAATCCCTGCACACCGGCGGCGACCCCCTCTACCCCGCCTGGCAGCACCACCCCAAACGCCAGCCCCGCTTTATATTCGTGCTCGACGGGAGCCGCTCGATGCAGGACTACGCCGACCGGCTGTTGCAGTTTGCCTATGCCCTGCGGATGCGCTGCAACCGGGTGGAGGTTTTTGTTTTCTCTACCCAGATGGAGCGCATAACCCGGCAGCTCGAAAAAGCCAAAAGCCTTTCCGAGCGGCCCCGGCTCCACCGGCTGGGCCGGGCCTGGGGCGGCGGCACCAGCATTGGGGAAAACCTGTTGCGGCTCGAGCAGCAGTACGGCGGCCTGATTCGCGGCGACAGCATTGTGATTGTAGCCAGCGACGGGCTGGATACCGGGGCAACAGAAATCCTGGAAATGGCCCTGCGCAAAATACGCCAGCGCTGCGCCGCCCTGATCTGGCTCAATCCCCTGCTCAACCAGAAGGGCTACGACCCTCGAGCCAACTGCATGAACACAGCCCTGCCCTACCTCGACCGGTTCTGCACCGCCGAAGACCCCGAGGCCTTCGCCCGGCTTACCCAGCGGCTCAGGTTCCGAAAATAG
- a CDS encoding MoxR family ATPase: MNPAEQNSLLQSVEGIQAILRERNYIADLPMATALRLVMALRKPLLVEGPAGVGKTQLAKTLAEVLDTRLIRLQCYEGLDTAQALYEWNYPKQMLHIRLTENSGESVAQREAEIFSEAYLLRRPLLEAISQDKPPVLLIDEIDRTDEEFEAFLLELLAEFQVTIPELGTLKARHRPYVILTSNRSRELSDALRRRCLYLWQNYPSFEKEVEIIRARLPGINERLAQKIATVVAHLRELPLNKAPGVAESLDWAEALVSLHKESLDMSILEQTWGVIIKDKDDLALVEAHKARIAELVV, from the coding sequence ATGAACCCGGCTGAGCAGAATTCCCTTCTACAAAGCGTCGAGGGCATCCAGGCCATCCTGCGCGAGCGCAACTACATCGCCGACCTGCCCATGGCCACCGCCCTGCGGCTGGTGATGGCTCTGCGCAAGCCGCTGCTGGTCGAGGGCCCCGCCGGGGTGGGCAAAACCCAGCTCGCCAAAACCCTGGCCGAGGTGCTGGATACCCGGCTGATTCGGCTGCAGTGCTACGAAGGCCTCGACACTGCCCAGGCCCTGTACGAGTGGAACTACCCCAAGCAGATGCTGCACATCCGCCTGACCGAGAATTCGGGCGAGAGCGTGGCCCAGCGCGAGGCCGAGATTTTCAGTGAGGCCTACCTGCTGCGCCGCCCGCTGCTCGAGGCCATCTCGCAGGATAAACCCCCGGTGCTGCTGATTGACGAGATAGACCGCACCGACGAGGAGTTCGAGGCTTTTTTGCTCGAGCTTTTAGCCGAGTTTCAGGTCACCATCCCCGAGCTGGGCACCCTCAAGGCCCGGCACCGGCCCTACGTGATCCTGACCTCCAACCGCAGCCGCGAGCTGTCGGACGCCCTCCGGCGGCGCTGTTTGTACCTGTGGCAAAACTACCCCAGCTTTGAAAAAGAGGTCGAGATCATCCGGGCCAGGCTACCGGGCATCAACGAGCGGCTGGCGCAAAAGATTGCAACGGTGGTGGCCCACCTGCGCGAGCTGCCCCTGAACAAGGCCCCCGGCGTGGCCGAGAGCCTGGACTGGGCCGAGGCCCTGGTCTCGCTGCACAAGGAGTCCCTCGATATGAGCATCCTCGAGCAGACCTGGGGCGTAATCATCAAGGACAAAGACGACCTGGCCCTGGTGGAAGCCCATAAAGCCCGCATCGCCGAGCTGGTCGTCTGA